In Fibrobacter sp., the genomic stretch CGTCCAACTTCACGTGTTTCGCCTTTTCGGGGTGGCGCAGCGTCTCCAGGATGTTTTCCAGGGAATTGCTCTTCATGTACTTGCACATGCTGCAGCTCCCCACGAATTCCTTGTCGGGGAACTCGTATTGCATGCGGGCGTTCAGGCCACATTCCGTGAGCAGCAAGAACTTGGTGCCCTGGGGCTGGTTCTTGATGTAGTCCACCATCTGGCCGGTTGAACCCACGTAGTCGCTCAAGAGGGCCACGCCGGGGTGGCATTCGGGGTGGCTTACCACCTTCAGGCCCGGGTTCTGCTCCCGGAAAAAGGCGATCAGTTCGGAGTCATAGGTCTCGTGAACGTAGCAGCTGCCGGAGTAGAGCACGATTTCCTTGTTGATGCCCCGCTTCTTGAGTTCTTCGGTAAGGTTCTTGCCCATGAGGCCGTCGGGAACGAACACGATCTTGTCGTTTTCCAGGCTGGACACGATTTTCATCACGTTTCCGCTGGTGACGCACACGTCGCAGGCCGCCTTCACGTCGGCGGTAGTGTTGATGTAGCAGACGAAGGTGTGATCCGGATACTTTTTGCGGAGTTCTAGGACCTCGGCACCGGTGATGGAGTCGGCGAGGCTACAGCCCGTAAGGGGGCCGGGAATCAGCACGTCTTTTTCTGGGTTCAGGATCTTGGCGGTTTCGCCCATGAACTGCACGGCAGAAAACACGATGTTTTTTGCAGACACCTGGGTGGCGTCCTGGCTCAGCTTGAAACTGTCGCCGCTGAAGTCGGCAACGCCCAGCACGATTTCGGGAGCGCAGTAGCTGTGGGCGAGAATCACCGCGTCACGCTCCTTTTTGAGCTGGTTGATTTCGTTAATCAGCGGGAGCATCTGCTCGCATTTTTCGCGGGTGTAGGTGCAGAGCACCACGCCGGGCTTGATGGTGCTTAGGCGGTTGTAAAGGTCATCGACTGTCATGGGTCGCTCCGAAAAAAACTTCTGAATAAAAATTAGAAAAAGGGTTTGAGGTATGAGCTCGCACCTGCGGTGCTTTGGGGCCTGAGGTAAGTATAATGTTTCGTCCTTAAGCCTCAGAGGCGCTTTGCGCCGACCTCACACCTCACACCTCTAATATCCAGCCCATTCGGCGCTGATGGAAGGGCTTGCCTTGCGGATGGATTTTTCCTCTTCGGAGTCGTCGGCGGGCGCGATTTCCCCTTGGGCGATTTTCGCCTTGATTTCGTCGAAGGTCTTGGGCGGAACATAGTTCGGGTTGTTGTCGCCCAGCACCTTGCAGGGGGCCCCTTCGGATTCCTTCGCCTTGTCCTTGACGGGGGCGTATTCCCGGGCGGCAGGAACTTCGTAGAACTTGTCTTCTTCGGGGCACCAGGCGGTCAGTTTTTTGCCATAGACACAGCCGGAATCCAGCCCGATGAACCCTGGGCGGTTCACGAATCCCATCTTGGCCCAATGCCCGAACACTACGGTCTTTGGCCAGCTGACCTGCTCGAACCAGGGCCGTTCATTCCACATGCGTATGGAGAGCAGCACCTTCGGGCTCATGTCCTCGAGGCGGGACTTTCCGGGTTCCAGGCCGGCATGGACCAGCAGGGCGTGGGGCGTGTCCCGCCAAAGAGGCCAGTCCTTTACCGTGTCCCGGATAAATGTCCATTGCTCCAGGGAGAGCCTTGCAAAGCGGTTCTTCTGCTTTTCGGTCCACTCCGTCTGCGGGGTGTCCATCATGCGAATCAGGTGCTCTTCGTGGTTCCCTCGGACGGTCAAAATTCCCAAATCCAGCACGGTCCTTAAAGCCCGCATCATGTCGGGGCCCTTGTTGATGATGTCGCCGGTCTGGTACAGGGTGTCCTTGCCCCGCACGAACCCGAAGGCGTCGATAATCCGTTCCAGTTCGTCGGCACAGCCGTGGATGTCACCTATATATAATGTACGTTTGGTCATGTTTAGGGTCTAGGGGATAGGATCTAGGATCTAGGGGCTAGGGGTTTGAGGTGAGATTAGTTATGAGTTTTCAGTTATGAGTTATCAGTCCACAATTTGGCGCCTTCGGCGCGATTATAAAAACTCACCACTCACTACTCACAACTCACAACTCAGGTCTACAGTCCTACCGCTTGTCTAAGTTTGTTCATCTCGTCGGGGGTGAGCTCCCGGTATTCGCCGGCGGGTAAATCGCCGAGCCTAATCTTGCAGTAGCTGATGCGCTTCAGGTCGCGAATCTCGTAGCCCAGGGCCCGCATCATCCGGCGGATTTCGCGGTTCTTGCCTTCGATGAGGGTGAGTTCGGCGTATCCCTTTTCCAGGTAAACGTCGGTGGCAAACGCGATTTCTTCCTTGGCGTCCGGATCTTCTGGGTCCCGGATGTCCACGCCGTCCACCAGCTTCTGGGCGGCACTTTCGCTCAGGGGCTTGGTAGTCCACACGTTGTAGGTCCGGGGAATCTCGTAGCTCGGATGGGTCAGGCGGTGGAGCAGTTCCCCGTCGTCGGTGAACAGCAACAGCCCGCGGCTCTGCAGGTCCAGGCGGCCCACGTATTTCAGCTGCTGGTACCCTGGAGGCAGGTAGTCATAGACGGTCTCGCGCCCCTGGGGGTCGTCCTTGGTGCACACGCATCCGGGGGGCTTGTGGAAAAGGATGGTGGTGGTCCTGCGGGGGAGTTTTGCAGGCTTGCCGTCTACCAGCACAGTGTCGGCGGTCTCGTCCACCTGGTGGCCCAGGTCGCTGATGGTCTCGCCGTTCACCTGCACGCGGCCTTCTTCGATCAGGGCCTCGGCGGCCCGACGGCTGGCAATTCCGCAAAGGGAAATGTACTTGTTAATTCTCATACAGTAGTCCGAAACGGAGTCCCGCGGTGCTTATTCTAAATGTTTCGACCCGGAGTTTTTCCAGCAGGGAGCGGAGCCAGAACAGGCCGCAGATGATGACGTCGCTCCGTCCGTTTTCAAGACCCGGGAGCATGGCCCGGAGTTCCTTGGACAAGTTGGATATGCGGGTAGTGACGGCTTCCAGGTCGGCAATGCTCATTTCCAGGCCTTCGATGGCCTTGTAGTCGAACTGGGAGAGGTTCTTGAACACCATGGCAAGGGCCGTTCCCGTTCCGCCGATAAGGTAAACCGGCTTCTTGGTCATGCCCTTGAACGAAACTTCCTTGAAGGTTTCCTTCACGAACTTCTTGTATTCCGGACCGGGGATGGGCCCCATGGCCTTGAACATCTTGAGGGCTCCTACCGGAATGGAAAAACCGGTGGCACCGTTGGAAATTTCCGTCGATCCGCCGCCGATATCGATGGTCACGATGCCTTCGCCGTGCCATTCCTTCACGGAGCGGTAGGTGAGAGCCGCCTCTTCTTCGCCGGAGATGATTCTCGGACGCATCCAGAGGGCTTTCTCCACAGCGTCCAGGACTTCTTCCTGGTTCTCGGCACGGCGCATGGCCTCCGTCATGGCGGCGGCCTTCAGTTCCACGCCCAGGGCGTGGAGGTCCATGCGGAACTTGGTCATGATTCGGCACAGGTCCTGGATTTTTTCTTCGGAGATGCGGCCGGAATCGTAAATGTCTTCGCCCAGGCGGCAGATTTCCACCTTCTGGAGTTTCGGGACCAGGACTTTGCGGGGCTCGGCGCCTTCCGTTTCGGCGGGTTCAAAGGCGGCGATGAGCAGAATGCAGCTGTGACTCCCGATATCGACGGTGGCGAGCAGTCGTTTATCCATTTTCTGCCTCCGGATTCTCGGGGCGTTGCGGCCTTTGACCACTTAGCGCTTCAGCGCTTATGTGGGCATGGCCACCTTTAGGTGGTGTGTCCCCGCTAGAAGGGGTAGCGGATGCCGCATCGTCGGCAGAAGCGAGGGGAAGGCCTTCCCCTTTGTCGTTTGCACCTTGCGCCTCGGACCTTTCGTCTCCCTTGAGTCCCGCCTTGATCTTCTCGGCGATCTTTGCCGGGTTCAGCAGGAACTCCTTGGCGAATGCGATGGCTTCTTCCACTACGGATTCGGGGTGCTTGCCGCTCCAGCTGGCCACCAGGTCGCCGGATTCGGAACCCAGGGGTTTCTTTTCGCGGATTTCTTGACCCATCTTCAGGGCGAGTAGCAGGCCCAGCTCGAAGGGGCGGGGGCTTTCCTTGTCTTTCAGCAGGTTCTCGACGCGGGTGATCCGCTCGTCCAGGGGGATTTTTTCCAGTTCCGACAGGTCTTTTTCTGAAATCATGACTATAAAATAGAAAATGTCCGCCGATTTTCCGGAGAGGATGGCGGACGGGACAAAAAAGAACGGAGTCCCGTAGGGAACTCCGCTCTGTAAAGGAGAGAAAAAGAATTACTTCTTCTTGGCAGGAGCCTTCTTAGCAGCCGGCTTCTTAGCAGCGACCTTCTTGGCAGCCGGCTTCTTGGCGGCAACCTTCTTGGCAGCGGGCTTCTTAGCGGCAACCTTCTTAGCAGGAGCAGCCTTCTTAGCAGCCGGCTTCTTGGCAGCGGGCTTCTTGGCGGCAGCC encodes the following:
- a CDS encoding metallophosphoesterase; the protein is MTKRTLYIGDIHGCADELERIIDAFGFVRGKDTLYQTGDIINKGPDMMRALRTVLDLGILTVRGNHEEHLIRMMDTPQTEWTEKQKNRFARLSLEQWTFIRDTVKDWPLWRDTPHALLVHAGLEPGKSRLEDMSPKVLLSIRMWNERPWFEQVSWPKTVVFGHWAKMGFVNRPGFIGLDSGCVYGKKLTAWCPEEDKFYEVPAAREYAPVKDKAKESEGAPCKVLGDNNPNYVPPKTFDEIKAKIAQGEIAPADDSEEEKSIRKASPSISAEWAGY
- a CDS encoding phosphatase → MDKRLLATVDIGSHSCILLIAAFEPAETEGAEPRKVLVPKLQKVEICRLGEDIYDSGRISEEKIQDLCRIMTKFRMDLHALGVELKAAAMTEAMRRAENQEEVLDAVEKALWMRPRIISGEEEAALTYRSVKEWHGEGIVTIDIGGGSTEISNGATGFSIPVGALKMFKAMGPIPGPEYKKFVKETFKEVSFKGMTKKPVYLIGGTGTALAMVFKNLSQFDYKAIEGLEMSIADLEAVTTRISNLSKELRAMLPGLENGRSDVIICGLFWLRSLLEKLRVETFRISTAGLRFGLLYEN
- the nadA gene encoding quinolinate synthase NadA — encoded protein: MLPLINEINQLKKERDAVILAHSYCAPEIVLGVADFSGDSFKLSQDATQVSAKNIVFSAVQFMGETAKILNPEKDVLIPGPLTGCSLADSITGAEVLELRKKYPDHTFVCYINTTADVKAACDVCVTSGNVMKIVSSLENDKIVFVPDGLMGKNLTEELKKRGINKEIVLYSGSCYVHETYDSELIAFFREQNPGLKVVSHPECHPGVALLSDYVGSTGQMVDYIKNQPQGTKFLLLTECGLNARMQYEFPDKEFVGSCSMCKYMKSNSLENILETLRHPEKAKHVKLDESVRVAAKKCIDAMFYYAGK
- a CDS encoding histone H1-like repetitive region-containing protein, with protein sequence MATTKKPAAKKPAAKKVAAKKPAAKKAAPAKKAAAKKPAAKKPAAKKAAPAKKVAAKKPAAKKVAAKKPAAKKVAAKKPAAKKAPAKKK
- a CDS encoding rRNA pseudouridine synthase → MRINKYISLCGIASRRAAEALIEEGRVQVNGETISDLGHQVDETADTVLVDGKPAKLPRRTTTILFHKPPGCVCTKDDPQGRETVYDYLPPGYQQLKYVGRLDLQSRGLLLFTDDGELLHRLTHPSYEIPRTYNVWTTKPLSESAAQKLVDGVDIRDPEDPDAKEEIAFATDVYLEKGYAELTLIEGKNREIRRMMRALGYEIRDLKRISYCKIRLGDLPAGEYRELTPDEMNKLRQAVGL